In Mytilus edulis chromosome 6, xbMytEdul2.2, whole genome shotgun sequence, the following proteins share a genomic window:
- the LOC139529107 gene encoding uncharacterized protein, translating to MVRSTTLCHRLLNWVSKSCCCRRLCSRKDREASSSKEPAVTGEIDDLPVFSSYDYPTNVYEDVFHIGFAECHQKLDKLGEDKNWDELVSLVNTGNVDFSRLPIKGDSNSLPSLYTPLHHAAAGKAPKYVFEDLLKKGATKCFKTTNGETAYDLAVKNSLDDDILRLLELPENVKNKTESIAIMEKSLHAVILERVETLIQEHGVQLPQLAFLYEKGPFHYSVPMMYGGFNVKKYNDGIKVHSFCRVWGGSEQDHIIERNGKTTLKATGYDCAY from the exons ATGGTCCGCTCAACTACATTGTGTCATCGTTTATTGAACTGGGTAAGCAAGTCATGCTGCTGTAGGCGCTTATGCAGTAGAAAAGATAGGGAGGCTTCTTCATCAAAGGAACCTGCTGTGACAGGGGAGATTGACGATTTACCG GTGTTTTCCTCTTACGACTATCCAACAAATGTATATGAGGATGTTTTCCATATAGGATTTGCAGAATGCCATCAAAAACTTGACAAACTTGGTGAAGACAAGAACTGGGACGAGCTCGTTTCTTTGGTTAACACTGGAAATGTAGATTTCTCTAGACTCCCCATTAAAGGTGATTCAAATTCTTTACCCTCCTTGTATACACCACTTCATCATGCTGCTGCCGGGAAAGCACCAAAGTATGTATTTGAAGATCTTTTGAAAAAAGGTGCaactaaatgttttaaaacaacaaatggAGAAACAGCATACGACTTAGCAGTGAAAAATTCCTTAGATGATGATATATTAAGACTTCTTGAGCTACCAGAAAATGTAAAGAATAAAACAGAATCTATAGCTATAATGGAGAAATCTCTGCATGCAGTTATATTGGAACGAGTGGAGACACTGATCCAAGAACATGGAGTTCAACTCCCACAACTTgcctttttatatgaaaagggtCCGTTTCATTATTCAGTTCCAATGATGTATGGTGGATTTAACGTAAAGAAATATAATGATGGCATAAAAGTTCACAGTTTTTGTCGTGTATGGGGTGGAAGTGAGCAAGACCATATAATTGAAAGAAATGGCAAAACTACTCTAAAAGCTACAGGATATGATTGTGCTTACTAA